The Sorangiineae bacterium MSr11954 DNA segment GTTGACCTCCAACTTCACCTGAAAGCTCTCCTCGCCCCAATCGTCGCGCACCCGCTCGGTCCGGGACGCCGCGCGGAAGATGCCTTTGGCCTTCTCGGCGAAGGTGCGCAATGTCCCCATGTCCTCGCCGGAAATGCGAATGGCCACCGGTATGCCGACCGGTTTTCCATTTTCGAGCTCGCGAACGTCGACCCGCGCGCCCGGCACGTCGCGCGAGAGCGCCCGCTGCAGCGGCCCCACGATTTCGGCCGTGGTGTGCTTGTCGTAGACCTCCAGGACGACCTGCGCGTAGTTCACCTGCTGCTGCTCGGGCACCACGGAGAACCAGAACCGCGGTCCGCCGCCGCCCACGAAGGTGGTCATCGATTTGAGGACCTTCTGCGGCTTTCCATCCTCGCCGGCGTGGGTCTTTTCGAAGTCGTCGAGGGTGGTGCGCACCACCTCGTCCACCTTGCGCACCGTCTCGTTGGTGGCCGCGATGGGCGCGTCCTCGGGCAGCCATACATCGATGTAGGACAAATACGAAAGATCGTGGGGGAAGAACGCGTTCTTGAGGTGCTTGGCATAGGCGAACGCGATCACCAGCACGATCACCGAGCCGCCCAATACCCACCAGCGCCGGTCGATGGCGCTGCCCACCACCCGCTCGTAGAAGCGGCCGAAGCCGCGCTGCCGCCGCTCCTGCATCGTGGGCTCGAGCTCCTTCGGCGGCCGGAGCAAGTAATACGCGAGCACCGGGGTGAAGGTGTACGAGACGATGAGCGACGCGATGAGCGAGGTGGTGAGCACCACCGGCAGGGTGAAAATGAAGTTCCCCACGTCGCCCGGCAGGCTGAGAAAGGGCAGATAGGCCACGATGTTGGTGATGGTCGCGAAGATGATGGCCATGGCCAGCTTGGTCGGCCCCAGCCAGGTGGCGATGGTGCGGGGATGGCCGGCGCCCAGGTTTTGTTTGATGGAGTCGCACGCCACCACCGGATTGTCGACCAAGAGCCCCAGCGCGATGATCAGGGACGCGATGCTGATCTGCTGCACGTCGATCCGGAGCAAGTGCATGATCCCGAACGTCAAGGTGAGGGTGATGGGGATGCACAAGGCCAGCATGAACGCCGAGCGCCACTCGAAGAAGCCAATCAGCGCCACGATCACCACCAGGCCGACCGCCTCGAAGAGGCTGCGCATGAACAAATCGACGTTCTCCACCACCTGCCGCGGCTGATCGCTCGTCCGCGCGATGATCAAATCCTCGGGCAAGGAGCGGCCGACGTCGGCGAGCGCCTGGTCGACCTGATCGCCGAAGTCGCCAATCTGGGAGCCGGAGCGCATGAACACGGCCATGGTGACCGCGCGCGTGCGCTCCCATTGCCCGTCCTTTCCGCGCCGCGTGAATCGATTCAAATACGAGGGCGGGCTCTCGTAGCCGCGGCTCACGTCGACGACGTCGCGCAGGTACACGGGCTGTCCGCCGGTGGAGGTGCTGATGAGCAGGTTCTTCAGATCGCCTTCGCCCCGGAGCTCGCCCGAGGCGTCGATGCCCACCGACTTGCCGCCGATGTCCAGGACGCCGCCGGGCGTGGTGATGTTGCGCGCCGCCAGCGCGTTGCTCAGCTGCTCGGCGTTGATGCCGTAGCTGGCCAGCTTCTCCTGCGAAAAGTCGAGGAAGACCCGCTCGGGCAGCACGCCGCTGCGGGTGACTTTGGAGACGATGGGGACCCCCAAGAGCCGCTTTTGGAGGCTGTCCGTGAAGTCGTCGAGCTCCCGGTACGAGTATTTGGCCTCGGCCACGTCGCGCAGGCGCGCCTCCGTTTCGGCCGGATCGAAGACGATGGCTGCGCGCCATACATCAGGGTGTATCTCCGATGTGCGCATCCGCTCCTGCAAGAAGGCGAGCGACAGATTGCGAATCACCTCTTCTTTGGCGTCGGTCCGCGCGTCGAGCCCGATGAAGCCGGCGCCGTCGAAGAAGCGAACGTCGTGGGCCACGTCGTCGTGCGCGCGCGCATAGTCCCCCATGGCTTGCACGGTGCGCCGCAGCTCCTTCGGATCGAGGGTGGCCGGGAAGGCGTAAATGAGGCTCGCGCGCTTGGCCTGCATCTCGGGCGGCGCGCCGGCCCGCGTCTCGCGCACGGCGCGCTCGATGGGGCGGGCGCGCAGCTGGATTTCGATGTCGCTCACGCGCGGGCTCGAGACGGTGAGCATCAAGTTGGTGGTGTCGCCGAAGTCGCGCAGGAACTGAATGGGCGACGCCCCTTGCGGGAGGCGCCCGTTCAGAGGCGCCAGCCGCAGCGCCAGATCGTCGAACTCTTTGCTGACGTCGGCGACACCCTCGACCAAGGTGATGGTGAGCACCGCCACCCCCTGGCGCGTGCTGGTCTCGATCTTTTCGATCTTCTGGTTCTCGGCGATGGTGTCTTCCAGCTTGCGGACGATCAAATCTTCGATCTTCTCCGCGGTGGCGCCGGGCCAGGCCACGATGGCGGCGGCCACCCGCACCTGCACCTCGGGAT contains these protein-coding regions:
- a CDS encoding efflux RND transporter permease subunit; protein product: MAHGKSDEERIATTKNIARYFVETRSVAWVLLVGTILWGVFSYMAMPKRKDPEVQVRVAAAIVAWPGATAEKIEDLIVRKLEDTIAENQKIEKIETSTRQGVAVLTITLVEGVADVSKEFDDLALRLAPLNGRLPQGASPIQFLRDFGDTTNLMLTVSSPRVSDIEIQLRARPIERAVRETRAGAPPEMQAKRASLIYAFPATLDPKELRRTVQAMGDYARAHDDVAHDVRFFDGAGFIGLDARTDAKEEVIRNLSLAFLQERMRTSEIHPDVWRAAIVFDPAETEARLRDVAEAKYSYRELDDFTDSLQKRLLGVPIVSKVTRSGVLPERVFLDFSQEKLASYGINAEQLSNALAARNITTPGGVLDIGGKSVGIDASGELRGEGDLKNLLISTSTGGQPVYLRDVVDVSRGYESPPSYLNRFTRRGKDGQWERTRAVTMAVFMRSGSQIGDFGDQVDQALADVGRSLPEDLIIARTSDQPRQVVENVDLFMRSLFEAVGLVVIVALIGFFEWRSAFMLALCIPITLTLTFGIMHLLRIDVQQISIASLIIALGLLVDNPVVACDSIKQNLGAGHPRTIATWLGPTKLAMAIIFATITNIVAYLPFLSLPGDVGNFIFTLPVVLTTSLIASLIVSYTFTPVLAYYLLRPPKELEPTMQERRQRGFGRFYERVVGSAIDRRWWVLGGSVIVLVIAFAYAKHLKNAFFPHDLSYLSYIDVWLPEDAPIAATNETVRKVDEVVRTTLDDFEKTHAGEDGKPQKVLKSMTTFVGGGGPRFWFSVVPEQQQVNYAQVVLEVYDKHTTAEIVGPLQRALSRDVPGARVDVRELENGKPVGIPVAIRISGEDMGTLRTFAEKAKGIFRAASRTERVRDDWGEESFQVKLEVNADRANLAGVTNLDVARSSAGALDGLRIGNLRERDHLIPIVLRLRAAERAALSDVENLYVQGSIGNQRIPLRSVSNVTYGMVTEKIKRRNHFRTITISAFPERGTLPSEVMTEVRGALGKLGEELPPGFTMEIAGEEEEQVKGFKNLVVVLAISIACIFLALVIQFKSATKPMVLFAAIPYGVAGALVSLTLMGAPFGFMAFLGIISLIGVIVSHVIVLFDFIEERHLEGDSLRDALIDAGILRVRPVLITVAATVFALFPLAVEGGPLWEPLCYAQIGGLTIATFVTLLIVPVLYSIFVLDLKIVKWEGKHD